One region of Babylonia areolata isolate BAREFJ2019XMU chromosome 29, ASM4173473v1, whole genome shotgun sequence genomic DNA includes:
- the LOC143274991 gene encoding uncharacterized protein LOC143274991 isoform X5 yields the protein MDQKGFRNTGEWTGKASEIQVDGPTRLQKYRWMDQKGFRNTGEWTGKASEIQVDGPARLQKYRWMDQKGFRNTGEWTGKASEIQVDGPARLQKYRWMDQQVSEIQVDGRARFQKYRWMDQAEIQVARQKYRWMDQAEIQVARQKYRWMDQAEIQVARQKYRWTDQQGRNTGGWTCKASEIQVDGPGRNTGGWTSKAEIQVDGPASFRNTGGWTSKLQKYRWMDQAEIQVNGPASFRNTGGWTRKASEIQVNGPGRNTGGWTSKASEIQVDGPASFRNTGGWTRQKYRWMDQKYGWMDQ from the exons ATGGACCAGAAAGGCTTCAGaaatacaggtgaatggaccGGAAAGGCTTCAGAAATACAGGTGGATGGACCAACAAGGCTTCAGAAATACAGGTGGATGGACCAGAAAGGCTTCAGaaatacaggtgaatggaccGGAAAGGCTTCAGAAATACAGGTGGATGGACCAGCAAGGCTTCAGAAATACAGGTGGATGGACCAGAAAGGCTTCAGaaatacaggtgaatggaccGGAAAGGCTTCAGAAATACAGGTGGATGGACCAGCAAGGCTTCAGAAATACAGGTGGATGGATCAGCAAGTTTCAGAAATACAGGTGGATGGACGTGCAAGGTTTCAGAAATACAGGTGGATGGACCAGGCAGAAATACAGGTGGCCAGGCAGAAATACAGGTGGATGGACCAGGCAGAAATACAGGTGGCCAGGCAGAAATACAG GTGGATGGACCAGGCAGAAATACAGGTGGCCAGGCAGAAATACAGGTGGacggaccagcaaggcagaaataCAGGTGGATGGACGTGCAAGGCTTCAGAAATACAGGTGGATGGACCAGGCAGAAATACAGGtggatggaccagcaaggcagaaataCAGGTGGATGGACCAGCAAGCTTCAGAAATACAGGTGGATGGACCAGCAAGCTTCAGAAATACAGGTGGATGGACCAGGCAGaaatacaggtgaatggaccagcaagctTCAGAAATACAGGTGGATGGACCAGAAAGGCTTCAGaaatacaggtgaatggaccaggCAGAAATACAGGTGGATGGACCAGCAAGGCTTCAGAAATACAAGTGGATGGACCAGCAAGCTTCAGAAATACAGGTGGATGGACCAGGCAGAAATACAGGTGGATGGACCAGAAATACGGGTGGATGGACCAGTAA
- the LOC143274991 gene encoding uncharacterized protein LOC143274991 isoform X1 — translation MDRKGFRNTREWTRKASEIQVNGPERLQKYRWMDQQGFRNTGGWTRKASEIQVNGPERLQKYRWMDQQGFRNTGGWTRKASEIQVNGPERLQKYRWMDQQGFRNTGGWISKFQKYRWMDVQGFRNTGGWTRQKYRWPGRNTGGWTRQKYRWPGRNTGGWTSKAEIQVDGRARLQKYRWMDQAQIQVDGPGRNTGGWTSKAEIQVDGPARQKYRWMDQAEIQVARQKYRWTDQQGRNTGGWTCKASEIQVDGPGRNTGGWTSKAEIQVDGPASFRNTGGWTSKLQKYRWMDQAEIQVNGPASFRNTGGWTRKASEIQVNGPGRNTGGWTSKASEIQVDGPASFRNTGGWTRQKYRWMDQKYGWMDQ, via the coding sequence atggaccGGAAAGGCTTCAGAAATACACGTGAATGGACCAGAAAGGCTTCAGaaatacaggtgaatggaccGGAAAGGCTTCAGAAATACAGGTGGATGGACCAACAAGGCTTCAGAAATACAGGTGGATGGACCAGAAAGGCTTCAGaaatacaggtgaatggaccGGAAAGGCTTCAGAAATACAGGTGGATGGACCAGCAAGGCTTCAGAAATACAGGTGGATGGACCAGAAAGGCTTCAGaaatacaggtgaatggaccGGAAAGGCTTCAGAAATACAGGTGGATGGACCAGCAAGGCTTCAGAAATACAGGTGGATGGATCAGCAAGTTTCAGAAATACAGGTGGATGGACGTGCAAGGTTTCAGAAATACAGGTGGATGGACCAGGCAGAAATACAGGTGGCCAGGCAGAAATACAGGTGGATGGACCAGGCAGAAATACAGGTGGCCAGGCAGAAATACAGGtggatggaccagcaaggcagaaataCAGGTGGATGGACGTGCAAGGCTTCAGAAATACAGGTGGATGGACCAGGCACAAATACAGGTGGATGGACCAGGCAGAAATACAGGtggatggaccagcaaggcagaaataCAGGTGGacggaccagcaaggcagaaataCAGGTGGATGGACCAGGCAGAAATACAGGTGGCCAGGCAGAAATACAGGTGGacggaccagcaaggcagaaataCAGGTGGATGGACGTGCAAGGCTTCAGAAATACAGGTGGATGGACCAGGCAGAAATACAGGtggatggaccagcaaggcagaaataCAGGTGGATGGACCAGCAAGCTTCAGAAATACAGGTGGATGGACCAGCAAGCTTCAGAAATACAGGTGGATGGACCAGGCAGaaatacaggtgaatggaccagcaagctTCAGAAATACAGGTGGATGGACCAGAAAGGCTTCAGaaatacaggtgaatggaccaggCAGAAATACAGGTGGATGGACCAGCAAGGCTTCAGAAATACAAGTGGATGGACCAGCAAGCTTCAGAAATACAGGTGGATGGACCAGGCAGAAATACAGGTGGATGGACCAGAAATACGGGTGGATGGACCAGTAA
- the LOC143274991 gene encoding uncharacterized protein LOC143274991 isoform X3 — protein sequence MDQKGFRNTGEWTGKASEIQVDGPTRLQKYRWMDQKGFRNTGEWTGKASEIQVDGPARLQKYRWMDQKGFRNTGEWTGKASEIQVDGPARLQKYRWMDQQVSEIQVDGRARFQKYRWMDQAEIQVARQKYRWMDQAEIQVARQKYRWMDQQGRNTGGWTCKASEIQVDGPGTNTGGWTRQKYRWMDQQGRNTGGRTSKAEIQVDGPGRNTGGQAEIQVDGPARQKYRWMDVQGFRNTGGWTRQKYRWMDQQASEIQVDGPGRNTGEWTSKLQKYRWMDQKGFRNTGEWTRQKYRWMDQQGFRNTSGWTSKLQKYRWMDQAEIQVDGPEIRVDGPVR from the exons ATGGACCAGAAAGGCTTCAGaaatacaggtgaatggaccGGAAAGGCTTCAGAAATACAGGTGGATGGACCAACAAGGCTTCAGAAATACAGGTGGATGGACCAGAAAGGCTTCAGaaatacaggtgaatggaccGGAAAGGCTTCAGAAATACAGGTGGATGGACCAGCAAGGCTTCAGAAATACAGGTGGATGGACCAGAAAGGCTTCAGaaatacaggtgaatggaccGGAAAGGCTTCAGAAATACAGGTGGATGGACCAGCAAGGCTTCAGAAATACAGGTGGATGGATCAGCAAGTTTCAGAAATACAGGTGGATGGACGTGCAAGGTTTCAGAAATACAGGTGGATGGACCAGGCAGAAATACAGGTGGCCAGGCAGAAATACAGGTGGATGGACCAGGCAGAAATACAGGTGGCCAGGCAGAAATACAGGtggatggaccagcaaggcagaaataCAGGTGGATGGACGTGCAAGGCTTCAGAAATACAGGTGGATGGACCAGGCACAAATACAGGTGGATGGACCAGGCAGAAATACAGGtggatggaccagcaaggcagaaataCAGGTGGacggaccagcaaggcagaaataCAGGTGGATGGACCAGGCAGAAATACAGGTGGCCAGGCAGAAATACAGGTGGacggaccagcaaggcagaaataCAGGTGGATGGACGTGCAAGGCTTCAGAAATACAGGTGGATGGACCAGGCAGAAATACAG GTGGATGGACCAGCAAGCTTCAGAAATACAGGTGGATGGACCAGGCAGaaatacaggtgaatggaccagcaagctTCAGAAATACAGGTGGATGGACCAGAAAGGCTTCAGaaatacaggtgaatggaccaggCAGAAATACAGGTGGATGGACCAGCAAGGCTTCAGAAATACAAGTGGATGGACCAGCAAGCTTCAGAAATACAGGTGGATGGACCAGGCAGAAATACAGGTGGATGGACCAGAAATACGGGTGGATGGACCAGTAAGGTAG
- the LOC143274991 gene encoding uncharacterized protein LOC143274991 isoform X2, whose protein sequence is MDQKGFRNTGEWTGKASEIQVDGPTRLQKYRWMDQKGFRNTGEWTGKASEIQVDGPARLQKYRWMDQKGFRNTGEWTGKASEIQVDGPARLQKYRWMDQQVSEIQVDGRARFQKYRWMDQAEIQVARQKYRWMDQQGRNTGGWTCKASEIQVDGPGTNTGGWTRQKYRWMDQQGRNTGGRTSKAEIQVDGPGRNTGGQAEIQVDGPARQKYRWMDVQGFRNTGGWTRQKYRWMDQQGRNTGGWTSKLQKYRWMDQQASEIQVDGPGRNTGEWTSKLQKYRWMDQKGFRNTGEWTRQKYRWMDQQGFRNTSGWTSKLQKYRWMDQAEIQVDGPEIRVDGPVR, encoded by the exons ATGGACCAGAAAGGCTTCAGaaatacaggtgaatggaccGGAAAGGCTTCAGAAATACAGGTGGATGGACCAACAAGGCTTCAGAAATACAGGTGGATGGACCAGAAAGGCTTCAGaaatacaggtgaatggaccGGAAAGGCTTCAGAAATACAGGTGGATGGACCAGCAAGGCTTCAGAAATACAGGTGGATGGACCAGAAAGGCTTCAGaaatacaggtgaatggaccGGAAAGGCTTCAGAAATACAGGTGGATGGACCAGCAAGGCTTCAGAAATACAGGTGGATGGATCAGCAAGTTTCAGAAATACAGGTGGATGGACGTGCAAGGTTTCAGAAATACAGGTGGATGGACCAGGCAGAAATACAGGTGGCCAGGCAGAAATACAG GtggatggaccagcaaggcagaaataCAGGTGGATGGACGTGCAAGGCTTCAGAAATACAGGTGGATGGACCAGGCACAAATACAGGTGGATGGACCAGGCAGAAATACAGGtggatggaccagcaaggcagaaataCAGGTGGacggaccagcaaggcagaaataCAGGTGGATGGACCAGGCAGAAATACAGGTGGCCAGGCAGAAATACAGGTGGacggaccagcaaggcagaaataCAGGTGGATGGACGTGCAAGGCTTCAGAAATACAGGTGGATGGACCAGGCAGAAATACAGGtggatggaccagcaaggcagaaataCAGGTGGATGGACCAGCAAGCTTCAGAAATACAGGTGGATGGACCAGCAAGCTTCAGAAATACAGGTGGATGGACCAGGCAGaaatacaggtgaatggaccagcaagctTCAGAAATACAGGTGGATGGACCAGAAAGGCTTCAGaaatacaggtgaatggaccaggCAGAAATACAGGTGGATGGACCAGCAAGGCTTCAGAAATACAAGTGGATGGACCAGCAAGCTTCAGAAATACAGGTGGATGGACCAGGCAGAAATACAGGTGGATGGACCAGAAATACGGGTGGATGGACCAGTAAGGTAG
- the LOC143274991 gene encoding uncharacterized protein LOC143274991 isoform X4 — translation MDRKGFRNTREWTRKASEIQVNGPERLQKYRWMDQQGFRNTGGWTRKASEIQVNGPERLQKYRWMDQQGFRNTGGWTRKASEIQVNGPERLQKYRWMDQQGFRNTGGWISKFQKYRWMDVQGFRNTGGWTRQKYRWPGRNTGGWTRQKYRWPGRNTGGRTSKAEIQVDGPGRNTGGQAEIQVDGPARQKYRWMDVQGFRNTGGWTRQKYRWMDQQGRNTGGWTSKLQKYRWMDQQASEIQVDGPGRNTGEWTSKLQKYRWMDQKGFRNTGEWTRQKYRWMDQQGFRNTSGWTSKLQKYRWMDQAEIQVDGPEIRVDGPVR, via the exons atggaccGGAAAGGCTTCAGAAATACACGTGAATGGACCAGAAAGGCTTCAGaaatacaggtgaatggaccGGAAAGGCTTCAGAAATACAGGTGGATGGACCAACAAGGCTTCAGAAATACAGGTGGATGGACCAGAAAGGCTTCAGaaatacaggtgaatggaccGGAAAGGCTTCAGAAATACAGGTGGATGGACCAGCAAGGCTTCAGAAATACAGGTGGATGGACCAGAAAGGCTTCAGaaatacaggtgaatggaccGGAAAGGCTTCAGAAATACAGGTGGATGGACCAGCAAGGCTTCAGAAATACAGGTGGATGGATCAGCAAGTTTCAGAAATACAGGTGGATGGACGTGCAAGGTTTCAGAAATACAGGTGGATGGACCAGGCAGAAATACAGGTGGCCAGGCAGAAATACAGGTGGATGGACCAGGCAGAAATACAGGTGGCCAGGCAGAAATACAG GTGGacggaccagcaaggcagaaataCAGGTGGATGGACCAGGCAGAAATACAGGTGGCCAGGCAGAAATACAGGTGGacggaccagcaaggcagaaataCAGGTGGATGGACGTGCAAGGCTTCAGAAATACAGGTGGATGGACCAGGCAGAAATACAGGtggatggaccagcaaggcagaaataCAGGTGGATGGACCAGCAAGCTTCAGAAATACAGGTGGATGGACCAGCAAGCTTCAGAAATACAGGTGGATGGACCAGGCAGaaatacaggtgaatggaccagcaagctTCAGAAATACAGGTGGATGGACCAGAAAGGCTTCAGaaatacaggtgaatggaccaggCAGAAATACAGGTGGATGGACCAGCAAGGCTTCAGAAATACAAGTGGATGGACCAGCAAGCTTCAGAAATACAGGTGGATGGACCAGGCAGAAATACAGGTGGATGGACCAGAAATACGGGTGGATGGACCAGTAAGGTAG